GCGTTGGCTTTTGAAGAGAGAAGCTCTACTTCTTGGGTAGTAAGAGCGGAGGACGTCATATTATCAGGCCGTTATATAGAGAGATAACTATGGACCTTGGGGACTCAATAAATAAAAACCTTGAAGGTTGAAGGTGAGCTGCTGTAGTtagaataagaaatataggCTGGGTCAATGCGGAGTAGCAAGATTAATGTTGCACTGGGAGCAGGCgctttgtcttcttccaccaAGCTTTGCATTATCGGCGAAAATATCATCTACTACACGATTTCCGCAACATCTTATAGGTATGAGTACCATGCACCATGTAATTGCTTCTACTTAAGTACATGGCAAGGgggggggaaaaaaaaaaaaaaaaggcactAATGAGGAAACGTAAACATGAGATATAAGGAGATGAGATAAATGAAATAGATACATTTCATATATCTATGCTTTATAGTGAATTTTTGTTTCTGGCGCCAATGCCAGATTGGTTCAACAAGCAAAACATTAACAAGAAGATCTAAATCTAAACGGAACATAGGTATCgtcaagcaaaagaagaCCCAAAAGAAACTTCGCCGGAATGTAAGACAAAAACTAAATACTGAAATAAGGTAAGAAAAAAATCGCTTCAACTAAAGTAACTCCGTAGGCCTTCGAATACTGTAAAAATGAAAGCCGAGCTAGGTGCAGAGCGCGCACAGGTAATGCCACAACCTCGATATAGACCCCTGAGgccttgctgctgccaaagACCCTTGCCAGCACCCCAAAAAGTTTGTCGTTTATTGAGAGAGGTATTATTAATGTCTTCTGTTTGCAACCGTGACTTGACAGTGTCGGCGGGATAGAAAAGGAAATTGTAGCTGATACCAGCCGCCGCTCCGGCAAGCATTTGTTGATAAAGAGGGAGAGCTGTTGGTTCTGCTTCGGAGGAACCGACTGTTGACGGTGGGTGTCGGTACGATCGAAAAAGCGCGGACACTCCCTCGTACCCTCCAAACCACGCAGCGCCTCCACCCGTTTCACGGATAAGGGTGCCCATTTGGCCCCGCCAGAATCCTAATATGCCATCATGGCGGAACACAGATACTATGAGCCCCAATGGCCCCGGTGCACGAGCACCAGGAGTCTCTAAGGGCACCTGCATCTTGCATTTGATGAGTTCGATAGGTGTCAAAGCGAGAGAGGTGATGGATCCCGAGGCAGCGCCGCTGAATAGTAAGGCAGAGAAGGGCAGGGACTCCGTTGATGAATAACATGTCGCCCTCAGTATGTCTTGAACCACACGATAGCTGAAGAATAAACAGCTATTCTCAACGGCTGCCCCCGCCATGGGGGCACTGATACCCCGATAGAGTCCCCGAAGACCCTCCGCCTGGAATGATTGGCGGAAGCAGTCTAATGGCCCATTGTATCGGAGGGGAAGGTGATCCGGTTGTGACTGCAGCCGTACTTTAACCGTGTCAAAAGGATATTCAATAACTTTGCCTATCATTCCCGCGACCTGGTGACAAGAGACTTTTAGTGCCGGCCAGAAAGAAGCAGTGTACGGATGAGATACAGGTACTCGGGTGACTTACGGATCCGAAGACGATATCCTTGAAGGCTTCCAGACCTTGATTAGGAGGAAGTTCAGGTAGCTCCATTGGAATGTCATTATGCATAATCAACGCATTTTCGGTAGCCGCCATAGAGATGGTAATTGTGGGCTGTGAAACAACGTACAAGCGAATAAACGAAGGGGGTGGGAAGAAAGGGCAGATGGCAAATTTATCGAAATAGCATCATAAAAAGAAGGGATGAGAGGTAGTTAAGAGAGACCTGGTGGTGAGGGGCGGTGTACCAACGAGGGGTTTGGCGTTGTCCAATCCACGCGTGGTACCTGGGAGGGCTCAGAAGCCACAGCGCATCGCTTGCAACCTGCAGGTCAAATGGCCGAGACGCGGGATATATCAAGGATAGTGGGGGTCCGAAAGTATTTGGCGGGTGGTTCGTTGAATCGTTGCGGACTTGCGAATTCTTTTAGCAAGCAACCCGACAATCCTCGTCGACCACTCATCCTTTGGGCGCGTGGGTGGGACCGGGTCAGCACTTCCGCCGAGATCCGTTTATCTGATCGGTCTAAGATAACTTTTTCCTCAAAACTTGAAATCGTCGCCGAGGGAAAAAGTCCGACATCTCATCTGGAGCCATCCAGCGTACTTTCGGGCCTCACTTCTTTTTCATTCACCATAACCCGTTGGGAATCGTCAGGATGTCGTCCGAAGCCTTAGTACCCTCCACTACTGAGGTAAAATCAATACGCAAGAACGGTAGGCGCCCAAGCCCCCCCCCCACTTTTTTTCGTCaacttttcctttcccttttccctcCTGGCTAACATACACCGTCTCGGACCCGCAGGGAAAAACTGGCATAACAACAAAAAGCCTTTCCGACCTAACGCAGGTTTGACATCGTACGCGAAGAGGGTGGAGGCACGTAAACAACAGGAAGCCATCAAGGAACACGAGAAGGAAttaaaggaagaaaaggaggcaGAGAGACAGGTAAGGAACCTATACTTATGATTTGCATTTTTGCTTGTGCAGTTTTCGCACTGCGGTGCTGATGAGCCATTTGTAGGCGCACATTCAGAGAATCAAGGACCGCAGAGCCgcgaaggaagagaaggagcggTATGAAAAGATGGCCGAGAAGATGCATCGAAAACGAGTTGAAAGATTaaagagaagggagaaacgAAACAAAGTCCTTAGCTCTTGAGGGATTCACAAGGGCCTTCCGTCTATGAAGTGGCCAACAATCACTTCTGCACATGCAATAATATATATGTGCACTTGCTTCCTCTGAGGGTTGTCGCCAACCCGAGAAGGCTTCAATCTGATTTGTACGAATGCTCGGCGTCTAGGTGTTTGGCTAAATGGCTTCGGCGGGTCAATGCTTTTTCTTCCTAGATCaattatatctaattttcGGATCACCGTCTTTCTATGATTTCCTGGACACCATTTGTTTTAGCATTTGCACCAGACCTCGATTATGGCTCTTGAAGAATTGTCCCCACCTGTGCAGTAGAGCAGCAACTGTAACGAGGTGCTAAAGTGTGCCGAGTTGGTCACCTAAAACCCCCCCACACAACTTCAGCCAGAGAATGTGGTAGTGTCACACTGACATCCGCATCCTCGGGACTTTATCCTTCTTGGTAACTCTCCTATCGATTctataacttatttaatGGTAATGGTGTGGGGGTTACAGCTATGAATTTTAGTTTATGTGATTATTTATTCCCAATATCGTGGGGGACTGACTGATCAGAAAATACCTGGGTGAGTGATTTGGGGAAAGACGTAACTAAGGGCGACATCAAGTTACGTGTTTGGATTTTAAATTGAAGCTGAATGAAGCTATATTAAGCAATATCTTTCTCATTGTTAAATATCCGTAATTATACGCTGTAGGAAATTTAGAAATGGTGAGAATTTTAGGGAGCTTGGGCCTGGCCGCTTGATCGGATTTGGCTAACGCAGATCGGGGGAGTTTCTGCAGGCCTAGCCGCGCCATCGACTTTGGCCTCCTGATTATTGTACAGACCTCATTTGCACTCTACTTAGCTGTGTTGAACTTCGTACAAATTTTTATTAGCACGTTTTCGAAGGCAAAACCCTGTTGTAGTCCGGATATGGTCCATTCGATGCGACCAACTTTACTTGTTACGATCCCTTCTTCGGAAAAGGCACCTCTTAACCATGGATCACCTGTAGCCAAGGGCCCGACAGCTCCGCAGTCTGCCCCCCCGGAGCTGCTTTCGAGGCTGAATGTGAACGGTGAGTGAAACCAAGAAGCACACTGGGAATCATTAGACTTCATTACTGATCTCAACATTCCACCAGACAGAAGAGCGCAATGGCGATATAGAGAAGGCAAAGGGAGATCTCGCGAAGGCATTTTCCGACACAGAATGCATCACGCTTCCCCGAAAGCAGGCGGCGGAGGTTTATTGTCGACCTACCGAGAACAGGAcagtgatgaagatggattGCTTCGACCCATCACCCGGGAAACTACCCGATCGCGCTGGGGCTCTGAACCTACGTGCTTGGGTACTGGAAGCAGGAGGGGTAGTATTcttgatggcgtcgacaAAGACATCCGACTCGGTTCGATCAAACGGCGGGACGAGATACAATCAATGGACGATTTGCAGCGGGTTCGAGACCAACGAAACAGAGGTGAAGAGTATGTTAAATGCCAGGCTTTCTCGGGACTTTGTGCTGATGATCGTTTCCTTAAGACACTTACGTTCCGCACTGTCGGTGATCGGGACTCTCGCAACTGATATCACGCGAAGACTGGATTACACTTACTACGGACTTCTGGAAAAGATTGCAGCACTCAATGTAACAGTCGCCTCGTTCCAGGACCTATCGGACTCAACGTCGAGGCTTTTTGACGACTTCAGGCAAGAGACCACAAGCTTGGAACAAGATATCCGGAAGCAAATCGGCGATCTCCATGAATTCCACCCTCAAATACAACGGATTGAGGCGCTGGAAGAACGAATGAAAGCCAACAAGACGAGGGCTGAAACTTTCGGGAACAGGTTGGAAGCTATGCGAAACGAGATCGAAAGGTGGGATAAACGAGAAATGGAATGGCAAATGCGAACAAACCAAAGACTACGCATTTTCTGGGGTTTTGTCACTGCGGCCATATTGGCAATTCTGGTGGCTATAGTCTTTCGACACTGGCCCACCGAAGGGATGTCACCCGGTTTTAGAACTATTCCGAAAGTGCTGAAGCTCTCCAATACTCCCCCCCACGCCCCGCTGTCTAAGCAACACGATCCGTCTCCAGGAAATTCGGAGGATGAGTATGGACTACCTCCGGAGCCATCTGCCCTCGTTAACAGTGGCATTCCAAGTGCAACGAAGACATACACGCTTGCCCCGTCCGCGGCAAGTGAAACTACCAAGCCTGCCGATTATGATCCTTTACGAATATTCGATGAACTATGAACATGACCGAATTTTTGTGTGAAATGATACCCAAGTTTGATGTCAATCCTGACTAGCGAGCTTGTGTATTCTTTAATATTCGTTACCCTAGTTGCAAGCTTTGCATGAAAGCTTTGGTTGGAGCCTGGTAGTCGTGATCATCAATTGTTATGAGACCTTAGGGTTCAGCAGcccctttcttcttcttcttatcctcgacaatctcAATATTAGACTCGGAAATTCCTTTTCCATATTGTTCCAACAACCATTCCTTAATGTCCTCACAAACATCACCCTGCACTGTAATCTCCTCAATTCCAGCAGCGGACTTCGTGACTGAGGATCCCGTCGCAAATTTTTTGCCCAATTCCTTAGCCACTTTCTTATTCTCTAGGCCGTAAACCTCGAGACCCGTAAGAACACTAACATGCTTGCGCTTGTTCCGCTCAACACGCTTTATTTGGACCTTCGATGTCGCCCGTCGCTCCGCATCTCGTGCTTCTGCCGCGGCAGCCTTTGCTTCCTTCTTTGCGGCATCCTTGGCTGCGCGCTCCTGGACAGAAACGGAAAGAGTTGAGAGGTTCGCGCTTATGACTTCTGTGGAAAAAGAAGAATATTTATCAGTCCCTCATTCAGtttggaaaaaaaaaaaaatcaagaCGAGATGAATGGACCGGTACCATCAGAGTATAACCGTTGATACAGTTGTGGCTGGTTATCCTGCAACCAATCTTGACATTTCTTTGCCGTCCCGCCAAATTCGCAATACTGCAGTTTGTGTTAATGAATGGGCAAGCAAGGCAATTGGGTTATTTAAACGCGGAGTTGGTCGTCACGATATGGTGGTTACTCGGGAGGAAAGACCAAGTCCACGGATGGAAACAGGAAGACTCTCCGTACCTCTGGGGGTAATGTACAAACTATGCATCCCAAAACCAGATTAACTTCAACTGTCTAAACAATTTGCAGGTATCGTTGCTCGTGGGCTCCGAGAAAGTGTGTGACTTACCTCCACAATATGTGATCTGCCGAGCTTGAATTTCTGCTGGAGCCTGTGCGATCTCCGCCATGTTTGCAGTTATTCCCTGTTTCTATTTGATATCTCTTTCCCCCAAAATTCATGCGAAATGGATTGCAAGAATGTGTGAGATGTGCGGGTTGCTCGAATATCAGATACATACAATTGAGAAGCGCGGGGCGCTGCCCGGCCAAGTACTGTTTCTAGACTAGCTTGATACGATATCACATATTTCATGATTCGTCACGTTATTCGCTATTAACTTACAACATCGATTGAGCTCCAACTGAGCACCAAGCTAAATGAATAGAGCTACCACTTGGTATCTACCAGAAAGTAAGCAATTACTACGTACATAGGTCCTAAAGGACAGGACTAGAATCCGCAACGGGGGTTCTCTAGGGTCACGTCAGAGCAAGTTAGACACTCCGCTACAAGCGACAATTATCCTAATACCCTTGGAAATAATGAAGGTGGTAAGATTTTCTCAAGTTTGAGGAGGTGGTATGTGATGTACTTTGAATTTCGCAGACAGCGCCTATTATTAGTCTTATGATGGCCTCTTATTCACTCAAGCGTCGAGTTGTATCCCCTCTGAATTTATCATTCTGTCCAATGCCAGTCATCCTAAAACACGCTACTTCGGTAGTTCGAGAGTACTGCCGTGGAATGAGCAAAGGGTCATGATGTCCTAGGTAGCTGCTTAGGTAGAACCCTGGCAGTGGAAACAACCTTCTATGATCCATGAGTATCTATTACCGAAGGTATTTGGCCTTCGATTACTTTCCGAAGCTACGCCAAGACATTCTTTTGCCTTGCCTCTGTGTTCTGCCACATACGATTTACTGTACAATAATTCAGCGGGTTACTCCCGCGTTGGAATCTCGGGATATACCCCAATTTACTGTTAAGCAACTTTAGGATGGCGAAAAACTATCGATCTATTTTAGATGCCGCGTACAACCGGCCCGTGATTCATACGTTATCTGCATCGCCAATCGCTCAATTCATGATCAGCAAGGATCGAGGAATTGCTGCCATGTTTGTGAGAACCCACTCGGTGCGCTGCCAACACGCAACTACGGTGGGTGACGCGACTGGGCGTCCTTCGGtcaactccatccagctCGGTACTTAGATATATATGTAGATAATACTTTATTCGCTGGCTGGTTCGCCCTTTGCCTATTCCACAAGTACCAGTTGAATAACTGTCCGTTCAAACCACCTCTCTCCCCTTCCCGCACCCACAAACACTACATATTTGCTGGTCCCACAACACCTGCGACTACAGAGTAGGTATCTTGCGACATTGGCTGAAATAGGGACTGTCACGACTTACGAGGTTGGAAATTGAATCATGCTCCACTGATAGTGGTACAGCCAATGAGAAGGAGCAGCCTGCAACCCATCAGGGATGTGCAGATGCAAGCGCACAGACATTTAGACATCCATCAAAAGCTCAAAACTAACCCATCcatttattagtagtattattaCAATGGTGGGTCGGAGCCTCGGAAGTTTTTGCCTTGTCACTTCTCACATCTGCCAGTCAAGTTGGAACCGGGAACTCACAATGATTTCCCAAGAAATGAAGCTAATGATGTCAGATGCAAAGAAATTGTCTAATAAAGGCCTATAATGATAAAACAGGCGCTGCTCATTACGTACGAGTACGCAATGGTTTATAGATAACAGTACGAGACCAGCGCCCGCTTACTTTGCATATATACCACACAGTAGTTATAAGACTGGAGATCCAAACACTGGTTTTGGCGCAGATGTCCTGCGTTCGTTATGATAGGACCATTCCAAGCTCCAGGACGAAGTTTGCCCACAGCAAACGACTGATCGATGCTACTTGTGGCTTTGAAGGGGCGGGGCAGTTAGTGGCACCGCGTCAAATTCCCCGCTTCATTCGCAATGCTCTAAGGAAAGCTTCCAGTATCAAGGCTCTGCTGGGTTGCGGTGCCCTCAAGTCGAATGGCACTGCCATGAGTTGTTCGCACCAAGGTCGTTATGTCCAGGAGAATTGGCGCTAACTGTGAGGTGAATGTATATGCGACCCATAGCATGCCGAAGTCACTGCAACGTGGGCTTTCGGTCTTATTCGCCGGGGGCGCAGTCAATGCGCCGTCTTGCGCAGTAATTATTCGACAGTCGCCATGCTCCCCAAATGCATATCAGTTTGTCAACATGCATAATATCAGTATTGGAGAGGATCCACCCGCAGCAGCGATTCTGGAATAGATGGGTCGGCGTCTATTCATTATCAATATCCGGCACAGGCAAGCTGCGGCGGTGGCGATTGGATGTTGATCATCTCAATCAATGTTCCAGGCCCCTGATGAGAACGCTGGTCATGATGCGATGGGATTATAGTTTGAACAAGATGCCTGTCGCTGCTAAACGCAAGCTCGAGCAATCACAA
Above is a window of Aspergillus puulaauensis MK2 DNA, chromosome 2, nearly complete sequence DNA encoding:
- a CDS encoding uncharacterized protein (COG:S;~EggNog:ENOG410PPC7;~TransMembrane:1 (i295-316o)) is translated as MVHSMRPTLLVTIPSSEKAPLNHGSPVAKGPTAPQSAPPELLSRLNVNDRRAQWRYREGKGRSREGIFRHRMHHASPKAGGGGLLSTYREQDSDEDGLLRPITRETTRSRWGSEPTCLGTGSRRGSILDGVDKDIRLGSIKRRDEIQSMDDLQRVRDQRNRGEEHLRSALSVIGTLATDITRRLDYTYYGLLEKIAALNVTVASFQDLSDSTSRLFDDFRQETTSLEQDIRKQIGDLHEFHPQIQRIEALEERMKANKTRAETFGNRLEAMRNEIERWDKREMEWQMRTNQRLRIFWGFVTAAILAILVAIVFRHWPTEGMSPGFRTIPKVLKLSNTPPHAPLSKQHDPSPGNSEDEYGLPPEPSALVNSGIPSATKTYTLAPSAASETTKPADYDPLRIFDEL
- the amcA gene encoding putative mitochondrial ornithine carrier protein AmcA/Ort1 (COG:C;~EggNog:ENOG410PKNC;~InterPro:IPR018108,IPR023395,IPR002067;~PFAM:PF00153;~go_process: GO:0055085 - transmembrane transport [Evidence IEA]), translated to MAATENALIMHNDIPMELPELPPNQGLEAFKDIVFGSVAGMIGKVIEYPFDTVKVRLQSQPDHLPLRYNGPLDCFRQSFQAEGLRGLYRGISAPMAGAAVENSCLFFSYRVVQDILRATCYSSTESLPFSALLFSGAASGSITSLALTPIELIKCKMQVPLETPGARAPGPLGLIVSVFRHDGILGFWRGQMGTLIRETGGGAAWFGGYEGVSALFRSYRHPPSTVGSSEAEPTALPLYQQMLAGAAAGISYNFLFYPADTVKSRLQTEDINNTSLNKRQTFWGAGKGLWQQQGLRGLYRGCGITCARSAPSSAFIFTVFEGLRSYFS
- a CDS encoding CGR1 family protein (COG:J;~EggNog:ENOG410PQQG;~InterPro:IPR005579;~PFAM:PF03879), whose amino-acid sequence is MSSEALVPSTTEVKSIRKNGKNWHNNKKPFRPNAGLTSYAKRVEARKQQEAIKEHEKELKEEKEAERQAHIQRIKDRRAAKEEKERYEKMAEKMHRKRVERLKRREKRNKVLSS
- the tma22 gene encoding putative RNA binding protein Tma22 (BUSCO:EOG092652NQ;~COG:J;~EggNog:ENOG410PNU3;~InterPro:IPR001950,IPR036877,IPR005873;~PFAM:PF01253;~go_function: GO:0003743 - translation initiation factor activity [Evidence IEA];~go_process: GO:0006413 - translational initiation [Evidence IEA]), producing the protein MAEIAQAPAEIQARQITYCGVCTLPPEYCEFGGTAKKCQDWLQDNQPQLYQRLYSDEVISANLSTLSVSVQERAAKDAAKKEAKAAAAEARDAERRATSKVQIKRVERNKRKHVSVLTGLEVYGLENKKVAKELGKKFATGSSVTKSAAGIEEITVQGDVCEDIKEWLLEQYGKGISESNIEIVEDKKKKKGAAEP